From Ignavibacterium sp.:
CTTTTATAACAAAAGTTATTGATCCTTGGGGTGGTTCTTATTATGTTGAAGCATTAACTGATGCACTTTTACAAAAAGGTTGGGAACATATTCTGGAAGTTGAATCGTATGGCGGAATGACAAAAGCAATTGAAGCTGGCATTCCTAAAATGCGAATTGAAGAAGCTGCTGCAAGAAGACAGGCAAGGATAGACTCTGGTAAAGAAACAATCGTTGGTGTTAATAAATACAGACTTGAAAAAGAAGAACCAATTGAAATTCTTGAAGTCGATAATACAGCAGTCAGACAAAATCAGATAAAAAGAATTCAGGAAGTAAAAAATAAAAGAAATGAAACTGAAGTTCAGCAAGCACTTGATGCAATTACAAACGCGGCAAAATCAGGAAAAGGAAATTTGCTCGAACTTGCAATTGATGCAGCAAGAAAAAGAGCAACACTCGGAGAAATTTCTTATGCAATTGAAAAAGTTTGCGGAAGGTATCAGGCAGTGACAAGAACAATATCCGGAGTTTACAGCAGCGAATATTCAAAAGATGATCAGCTTTTCAACGAGGTAAGAAAACTGACAGATGAATTTGCTCAGCGCGAAGGACGTCGCCCAAGAATTATGATTGCCAAAATGGGTCAGGATGGACATGACAGAGGTGCGAAAGTTGTGGCAACGGCATACGCCGATATGGGATTTGATGTTGATGTTGGTCCATTATTCCAGACACCAGAAGAAACAGCTAAACAAGCTGTTGAAAACGATGTTCATGTTGTTGGAATGAGCTCACTTGCCGGTGGGCATAAAACACTTTTACCTCAACTAGTTGAAGAATTGAAAAAACTCGGAAGAGAAGATATAATCGTAATTTGCGGCGGAGTTATTCCCGCACAGGATTATGATTATTTATATGAACACGGAGCCTCTGCAATCTTTGGTCCCGGTACAAAAATTCCCGAAGCCGGTAAAAAGATAATGGAATTGATAAATGAGAGATTCTAAGAATTAAACCATTAAACCTCCGAGGTTTCTAAAACCTCGGAGGTTTGAAGATAATTTTTAATATGGAAAAAAGAGAAACTATTACAAAAACACTTATCATCATCTTTACAACAGAGGCGCCAACAAATCCCCTATCTTTTACGAAAGAGAAAATTATTTGTACTTTTTAAGAAGAATGAAATATTATTCCAATAAGTATAAAATAAAGATTTTATCTTACTGTCTAATGCCTAACCACTTCCATTTATTTTTAAAACAAACAACCGATGAATATTCTGTTTCCTCATTCATTTCTTCACTGCTAAATTCTTATGTAAAATCCATAAATAAAAAATATCAACACAGCGGAACATTGTTCGAGAGTAAAACCAAAAGTAAACAAATTGAGGATGAAACATATTTTGTTTGGGTAATAAAATACATTCTTGAAAATCCTGTGAAAGCCAAATTAGCAGATAATATTGTAGAATGGGAATTTTCTAATGCAAAAGATTTAGTTGGGTTACGGAATGGAAATTTGACAGATGTGAGATATGTAGAATCCTTTTTTCAATCAAGAGAAAGTATGATTAAGTTTTTAATGGATAAATCAATAAAAGTAACTTACGATTTTTAATAATTAAACTTCTCTATAAAACCTCCGGGGTTTTCTTAAACCTCGGAGGTTTGGGCTTTTAATAACTCTTTCCTTATCAAATCAGCATGTTCGGGTTTTAGTGTGGCTATTTTTATATCAATCCTCATTTCCCCTTTTTCATCCGTAACTAAATTTATCTCCGGCTCTTTTGCGGGTAAATGCCACGGCGAAAAATAAATTTTTCTTTTTAGTTCTTCTCTTATTTTTTCAAAATCTGTTTTGCCGGATGTTGTAAGTGTAATCAGATGACTTTCATATTTCTCGGAATTTGAGAGTTGACTGAATGTACTACCACTTAATTTGCTGTAAGGAATTTTAATTCTTTCACCTTCACCGGTTTCTATTTCAATATGTCTGAGTGTTGTCTTAACTATTGTTCCAGATTTATTTTCAATTTTTACTTTCGTATTTAGCGAAAAATCATTTTCGCTCTTCAAAATTATTCCAGCTATAAAATCCCTGAACCAGAACCATGCAATAAGCGCAATTAGTGTTATTGTAACAACCGATAGAATAACAGGTAACATTTGAGTACCGGAGAAAAAAGCAATAACCAACCAATAGACAAGAGTAATTGCAAAAACAAAATCCAGAACAGGTATAAGTTTCTTAATAAATTGTAAGAAATTCGCCGGTAGTTTAAGCATCACGAATAATTTTAAAATTATTCTGAGTGCGATGTAAAGTATAATTGCAACAATTATAAAACTTACAGATTCAAATGCCGGAATGTGTGGTGTAATTATCATATTATCAGCATCCGTTTTTTTAATACTTTGATCAAAAATGGTTCAATGTATAAGTTAATTCCATAAACGTTTGAGGATTTTTCAATTATTAATCCGCTTCGAAGTAAAGTTCTGACAATATCTGCACCTGATTTCTCATTTGCCTTCATCACTTTCAATAGTGATTCAAGCGAAATTCTTCTGTGAAGAGAAATCT
This genomic window contains:
- a CDS encoding mechanosensitive ion channel family protein, producing the protein MIITPHIPAFESVSFIIVAIILYIALRIILKLFVMLKLPANFLQFIKKLIPVLDFVFAITLVYWLVIAFFSGTQMLPVILSVVTITLIALIAWFWFRDFIAGIILKSENDFSLNTKVKIENKSGTIVKTTLRHIEIETGEGERIKIPYSKLSGSTFSQLSNSEKYESHLITLTTSGKTDFEKIREELKRKIYFSPWHLPAKEPEINLVTDEKGEMRIDIKIATLKPEHADLIRKELLKAQTSEV